CGCCATCGGCTTCGCCCTTCTCACCGCCATCACCGCGCTCGCTCTGCTCGAACACTGGCTGATGGTCCTGCCGCTCCCCGACGAGCGGCTTTGGCGCTGGATGCTGCCGCAAGAGGGCACCGCGCCCAATCAACAACATAAGCTACCTAAAAGACCGGAGGACGCCCATGGACTTTGACGCCCTGTTCCAATCCCAGCTCGACACCCTCAAGGACGAGGGCAATTACCGCATCTTTGCCGAGCTGGAGCGTAAATCAGGCCAGTTTCCCCGCGCACGCTGCCATGACGGCGAGGCGCCCGATGAGGTGACCGTCTGGTGTTCCAACGACTATCTGGGCATGGGCCAGCACCCCAAGGTGACCCAGGCCATGAAGGACGCCATCGACAGCTGCGGCGCCGGCGCCGGCGGGACGCGCAACATCTCCGGCACCAACCATGCGCACAAGCTGCTGGAGGCCGAACTGGCCGATCTGCATGGCAAGGAGAGTGCTCTGCTCTTCACATCCGGCTATGTGTCGAACTGGGCCGCGCTCTCTACCCTCGGCAGCCGTCTGCCCGATGCGGTGATCCTGTCGGACGAGCTGAACCATGCCTCCATGATCGAAGGCATCCGGCATGCGCGCTGCAACAAGGTCATCTGGAAGCACAACGATCCCGAAGACCTTGACCGCAAGCTGGCCGCCCTGCCCGCCAATGCCGCCAAGATCGTGGCCTTTGAAAGCGTCTATTCCATGGACGGCGACATCTGCCCGATGGAAGAAATCATCGAGGTTGCGGAAAAGCACGGTGCCATGACCTATCTCGACGAGGTCCATGCCGTTGGCCTCTACGGCCCCCGCGGCGGTGGCGTGTCCGAAGAGCTTGGCCTCGCTGACCGTATCACCCTGATCGAAGGCACGTTGGGCAAGGCCTATGGCGTCGTGGGCGGCTATATCACCGGCTCTGACGCTCTGTGCGACTTCATCCGCTCCTTCGCGTCCGGCTTCATCTTCACCACCGCCCTGCCCCCTGCCGTGGCCGCCGCAGCGCGGGTGTCGATCCAGCACCTCAAAAACTCCGATGTAGAGCGTAACATGCAGCGCGAACGGGTCGCTTATCTGCGCAAGCGCCTCGATCAGGAGGGCATCCCGCATATGGACAATCCCAGCCACATCATCCCCGTGATGATCAAGGATCCGGTCAAATGCCGCATGATCGCCGATTACCTGATGCAGCAATATGGCATCTACGTGCAGCCCATTAACTATCCCACCGTGCCCAAGGGGACCGAGCGGCTGCGCTTCACCCCTTCCCCCCTGCACGATCAGGATGATATCGAGCATCTGGTGATGGCCTTGAAAGAATTGTGGAAACAATGCGCGATTTCTCACGCTGTCGCCTAAAGTCTCACCATTGTGACTGTTGACTCTTGGTCGCTTGTATTAGGTAAATCCCCAACAGAACTGTTGGAGGACATGTTATGAACCGTACCATCGCCACGTTGATCGCGGGGCTTCTGGCCGCACCTGTTTTCGCAGACGGCCACGCTTCCGGTGACGCAGCTGCTGGTGAAAAGGCATTCAACAAGTGCAAATCGTGCCACATGATCGTGGCCGATGACGATACCGAAATCGTCAAGGGTGGCCGCACCGGCCCCAACCTTTACGGTATCGTCGGTCGTCAGGCCGGCACGATCGAAGGCTTCCGCTATGGCGACGATCTGGTCGCCGCCGGTGAAGCGGGGCTGGTCTGGGACGAGGCGAACTTCGTCGAATATGTTCAAGACCCCCGCGCCTTCCTGCGTGCCTATCTTGATGACAGCAAGGCCCGCTCGAAAATGTCGTTCAAACTGCGTGACGGTGGGGCGGATGTGTATGCCTACCTCGCAAGCGTTGGCCCGGCAGAGGAAGCAGCCACCAACTAAGCCGCAACACGCGTTGTATCAAATGAAGGTCGCAGCCCCGTGCTGCGGCCTTTTTCATTCTTCACGCGCCGCATCGCGGGCGGCCCAGGCGTCAAGATAGGCGTCCCCGCCAAGTGCTGCGACCAGCGGGTCCAGCAACCCGTTATAGGCTTTCCACGTCCCAAGACCACTTTGGTTGATCCCCTCCCGTACCTGGATCAAAGACGCCGTGCGGATCCCGCCCGGCCGTCTCTCGGGCGTCAGGCACGCATCGCACCAGTCCAGCCGCGTGTGATCCAGAAGGGCGGCGATGGCCGCGGGCGGGTCCTGCACCAGGGCGCGGTAGGATTGGATCCGCACCCGCTCTCCCAGCTTTTCCCGGTAATCCTGCGTGGCTTCCTCAACAATCCGGGTCAGATGACCGATCCAGTCGAACCGTTTCGAAAAGCCATGCGTGTCGTGGAAATGCGTTGTGAAATTCGACAGCCCCGTGTCCAGCGGATGCCGGTCCATCACGACAAACCGTGCCTCGGGCCATAAATGCGCCGCGTATCCGATGTTCAGGCAATCCATCGGCATCTTGCTGACAATCACCGGTGCATCCGACAGAAGCTCGGCGCGCTCCAGAAAATGCTGCCGCAAGGCCTTCCATTGCGCTTCATCTAGGCCCTGCCACCCCCAGGCATCACCGGCAAGGTGTCGGGCCGCTGCAAGGCTTTCCTGCAGCGCATAACTCTCCCCGATGGATTGCACCTGAGGATGACAGGCCAGGATGCTTTCCGTCAGCGTCGTACCGCTTCTTGGCAGGCCCACCACAAAGATCAACCTTGCACCACCGCTCGCAGGCTTCGGCGCATGGTAAAGCGCCTTCTGCGCCTCCAGCAGCGCCTCCATCGCGCCTGGATGGTATTGCCCCGGGCTCAGGGATTTCGCGCGGGAGAAACAGTGCAAGGCCGCGCGAGGCCGCTCCGCGCGGTCCTCGATCCGGCCCAGGGCGTTCCACGCAACCGCGCGCTCGCCGCTCGGATAGCCGGCATTCCGGGTGATCTGCCGCAGCAGACGCGCCCGGCGCCCGTCCCGCTGAAAGGGCGCAAGCCGGTTCAGGGCCGCCAGCGCGTGGGCCGATCTGGGCTTGAGCTTCACCGCCTGCTCATAGGCATGGGCCGCCCCCTCCCGGTCCCCCAGCAGCAGGGCCATGGCCCCTGCCCTGCCCCAGGCCTGCGGGTCGTCCGGCCAGTGTTGAGAGATCACGCGCAGCAGCGACAGCGCGGTCTTTCCATCGCCGAGGGTCCGGTAACAGGTCGCCGCCTGATCCAGAACCTGACGGTCCAGCGGATCGATCTCAAGCCATTGCAACGCCTCCGCCAGGGCTGCCTTGACCTGACCGGTCTCAATCTTCTCCTGAATGCTGCGGTGATGGGTCGGGATTGTCGCCTGCGCCTGACCTGACATGCTCTCTCTGCCCTCTCGATACGGGCACAAGCCTTATCGGGGGAGCATAAAGGCCCGGTTAATCCTCAAACGGATTGTAGAGATCGATCCCCGCGCCGTCGAAATCGCGCAAGTTGCGTGTGGCCACACTTGCCGCATGAACAAGGGCCGTGGCGGCGATCATCAGATCGCTCTGCCCCGGTGTCCGCCCCGCTTGCCGGGCCTGGGCCGCCATCATGCCGTAAGCCTCCGCCGCCGCCAGATCGAAGGGCAGAATGGCGCCCTCGAAATCCTCGTCCAGCATGCCGGTCACAGCCTCGTCGAGGGCCCGGCGTCGGCGGCCTTGCGGCAGGCACGCCACGCCATACCGCAGCTCCGCCACCGTGATCACGCTAAGCACCAGCCGCTGCGTCCCCTGCGCGGCAAACCAGTCCAGCACGGCCTGCGACGGGCGGGGCTTCATCAGCTCCGAAATGACATTGGTGTCCAGAAGGATCATGCGTCCGGTGCGATCGGATCAGGTAACCTGTCCCGGTTTGGCAGCGTCAGATCCGTTTCCAGGCCCGCAAATCTTGCCCGGATGCTCTGGACGACATCTGCCGCGCTCCGGTCTTCGGCCTGCATCCGCTCGGCCAGCACCGCGCGCACTTCCGCCTCCATCGACCGGCCATTGCGGGCCGCCGACTGACGCAGGAAATCGTGCAAATCGGTATCCACGTTTCGGATGGTCAATGTGGCCATATCATTCCTCCGGATCACCACAATTATATGGGCGTCGCCTGCAGTGCTGTCAATGCTAGCAGATGATGCGCACCTCGCTTATGCTGTCGTCCACCGCCTGACATGCCCTCAGCAGGCGCTCTTCCAGATGGGTCTGCACATAGGCGCCGTGAAACCGGCTGGGTGCCTTCAGGCTCAACCGTCCCCCTGCCCTTTCCGCCCGGCTGAGACCTGCGAACCAAGAGGCGTAAAGCCCCTCGTCCTCTGCATGCAGCACGCCCTGCGCCAACGCCCAGTCCGTCCCCTCCGACATGTCCGGCGGCTTGATCGCCCCTTTCACCGGCAAGGCCACTACCTTTGGCTGCTCCTCGCTTTGGCCCATCCGCAACTCGAAATCCGGTCCGACCTTCGGCCATTCGCTCGCCGTCTCCTCCAGCATCCGGTCCAGCGCAAGACGGTATTCCGTGACATGCCCGCGCGCGCCCTGCCGTTTGACAACCAGCCAGCCCATCGCGCGCAATCGCGCCATCTCCCGCTTCACCGT
The nucleotide sequence above comes from Thalassococcus sp. S3. Encoded proteins:
- a CDS encoding sulfotransferase; this encodes MSGQAQATIPTHHRSIQEKIETGQVKAALAEALQWLEIDPLDRQVLDQAATCYRTLGDGKTALSLLRVISQHWPDDPQAWGRAGAMALLLGDREGAAHAYEQAVKLKPRSAHALAALNRLAPFQRDGRRARLLRQITRNAGYPSGERAVAWNALGRIEDRAERPRAALHCFSRAKSLSPGQYHPGAMEALLEAQKALYHAPKPASGGARLIFVVGLPRSGTTLTESILACHPQVQSIGESYALQESLAAARHLAGDAWGWQGLDEAQWKALRQHFLERAELLSDAPVIVSKMPMDCLNIGYAAHLWPEARFVVMDRHPLDTGLSNFTTHFHDTHGFSKRFDWIGHLTRIVEEATQDYREKLGERVRIQSYRALVQDPPAAIAALLDHTRLDWCDACLTPERRPGGIRTASLIQVREGINQSGLGTWKAYNGLLDPLVAALGGDAYLDAWAARDAAREE
- a CDS encoding cytochrome c family protein produces the protein MNRTIATLIAGLLAAPVFADGHASGDAAAGEKAFNKCKSCHMIVADDDTEIVKGGRTGPNLYGIVGRQAGTIEGFRYGDDLVAAGEAGLVWDEANFVEYVQDPRAFLRAYLDDSKARSKMSFKLRDGGADVYAYLASVGPAEEAATN
- a CDS encoding type II toxin-antitoxin system VapC family toxin; the protein is MILLDTNVISELMKPRPSQAVLDWFAAQGTQRLVLSVITVAELRYGVACLPQGRRRRALDEAVTGMLDEDFEGAILPFDLAAAEAYGMMAAQARQAGRTPGQSDLMIAATALVHAASVATRNLRDFDGAGIDLYNPFED
- the hemA gene encoding 5-aminolevulinate synthase, translating into MDFDALFQSQLDTLKDEGNYRIFAELERKSGQFPRARCHDGEAPDEVTVWCSNDYLGMGQHPKVTQAMKDAIDSCGAGAGGTRNISGTNHAHKLLEAELADLHGKESALLFTSGYVSNWAALSTLGSRLPDAVILSDELNHASMIEGIRHARCNKVIWKHNDPEDLDRKLAALPANAAKIVAFESVYSMDGDICPMEEIIEVAEKHGAMTYLDEVHAVGLYGPRGGGVSEELGLADRITLIEGTLGKAYGVVGGYITGSDALCDFIRSFASGFIFTTALPPAVAAAARVSIQHLKNSDVERNMQRERVAYLRKRLDQEGIPHMDNPSHIIPVMIKDPVKCRMIADYLMQQYGIYVQPINYPTVPKGTERLRFTPSPLHDQDDIEHLVMALKELWKQCAISHAVA